From Halorussus lipolyticus:
GTAGTTAGCTCCCGGTCGGCGAGCGCGCGCCGCACGCCTCGCACCGAAGCAACACCGCACCCTGTTCTCGTTCGAGTCGCGTGTCCGGGAGTCCACACTCTGGACAGAGGACGTACTCGTCGGTGTACTCCTCGATGGCGTCCTCGATGCGGCGCTGTCCGAACTCGCCGGTCAGTCGGGCGCGTCCGCTCTCGTCGATGTGGGCGCTCGTGCCGAGTTCGTCTTGCAGAAACTTCAGTACGTGGTCCTCGTCCCTGCCGAGTCGGTCGAGGGTGTCCTGAAAGTTCTCGTAGACGGTGACGTTCCCCTCTTGGCGCACGTCGGCCTCGGGCACGTCGAACCGGTCGCCGTTCCCTTGAATCTCGGGCGCTTCGTCCATCGCCCGTTCGAGGTGGTCGTCGTAACTCTCCATACGAGACGGTAACGAACGCATACGAATAAAAAACTTTCAGACTCACAGGGCGATTTGCCGACGACCGACGCCCCCAACGGTAAGGTTGCGTTTCGATACGGAACGAACACAACTGCGTGAGACTGTTTC
This genomic window contains:
- a CDS encoding translation initiation factor IF-2 subunit beta, translated to MESYDDHLERAMDEAPEIQGNGDRFDVPEADVRQEGNVTVYENFQDTLDRLGRDEDHVLKFLQDELGTSAHIDESGRARLTGEFGQRRIEDAIEEYTDEYVLCPECGLPDTRLEREQGAVLLRCEACGARSPTGS